One genomic region from Halorubrum sp. BOL3-1 encodes:
- a CDS encoding DUF6788 family protein has protein sequence MEQPSPPASLPKYLAEGLPKQDTETLDEVQRYIEALIEYRGQSVGINELPETADPVDEPDNAENGTVVKEKVTCGDDSCKCTSGDPADMHGPYLYRYYRENGTMKSEYVGKPGSE, from the coding sequence GTGGAGCAGCCGTCACCACCCGCCTCGCTCCCGAAGTATCTCGCGGAGGGGCTCCCGAAACAGGATACGGAGACACTCGACGAGGTACAGCGCTACATCGAGGCGCTCATCGAGTATCGTGGCCAGTCGGTCGGCATCAACGAGCTTCCCGAGACCGCCGACCCCGTTGACGAACCCGACAATGCGGAGAACGGAACCGTCGTCAAAGAGAAAGTCACCTGTGGCGACGACAGCTGTAAATGCACCAGCGGGGATCCCGCGGATATGCACGGTCCATATCTCTACCGCTACTATCGTGAGAATGGGACAATGAAATCTGAGTACGTCGGCAAGCCGGGAAGTGAGTAA
- a CDS encoding ParA family protein has translation MLEKSRPTEGKIESTVPHLSVERSHVVGVTIELVRDKRRDRLKEFALVSNDIDYDKNAGDADRLTLHIINRPAGDFEDLIHTAEPGIDIIPGHEELNDLDDILDDMEALENRGVDGGGFDRYTQLFRVLNENDIPSEYDVVLCDPNAKADDAYYSALYATRNVLIPAATTPKGVASIDDVFDTASNFAEAKDINIGNLGVVATKANLQKKKHQKKAEELRDEHDAIGYFKDLSVYDDASDKQQSLFRHIKGLDRVRKSQTDVLPKYRTLLAYLREEMGDPLPEAALDENEFWHGDEFWGDMPVPTDAEMEMEA, from the coding sequence ATGTTGGAGAAATCGCGTCCGACAGAAGGGAAGATCGAATCCACCGTTCCACATCTCTCCGTTGAACGCAGTCACGTAGTGGGTGTCACCATCGAGTTGGTTCGTGACAAACGACGCGACCGCCTCAAGGAGTTCGCCCTCGTCAGCAACGACATCGACTACGACAAAAATGCCGGGGACGCTGACCGGTTAACGCTCCACATCATCAACCGCCCCGCCGGCGACTTCGAGGATCTCATCCACACCGCCGAACCAGGTATTGATATCATCCCAGGCCACGAGGAGCTAAACGATCTTGATGACATCCTCGACGACATGGAGGCGCTTGAGAACCGCGGCGTCGACGGCGGGGGCTTCGACCGGTACACCCAGCTGTTCCGGGTCCTCAACGAGAACGATATCCCCTCAGAGTACGATGTCGTTCTCTGTGACCCGAACGCGAAAGCAGACGATGCCTATTACTCCGCGCTCTACGCGACTCGGAACGTGTTGATCCCAGCAGCGACCACTCCGAAAGGCGTTGCCAGTATCGACGACGTCTTCGATACCGCCTCGAACTTCGCAGAAGCCAAAGACATCAACATCGGGAACCTTGGTGTCGTCGCAACCAAGGCCAACCTCCAAAAGAAAAAACACCAGAAGAAGGCCGAAGAACTTCGCGACGAACACGACGCAATCGGCTATTTCAAGGACCTCAGCGTGTACGACGACGCCTCAGATAAACAGCAGAGCCTCTTCCGGCATATCAAGGGGCTCGACCGGGTACGGAAGTCCCAGACAGACGTCCTTCCGAAGTACCGGACGCTCCTTGCGTACCTCCGGGAAGAGATGGGCGACCCACTCCCAGAAGCAGCTCTCGACGAGAACGAATTCTGGCACGGCGACGAGTTCTGGGGAGATATGCCAGTACCGACAGATGCTGAAATGGAGATGGAGGCGTAA
- a CDS encoding Lrp/AsnC family transcriptional regulator: MSDREDLFGQLNAAEAVTDDETDSIETSIEQVEADALRADADTAANSTTSTGSRRRTVNPQYIARCRFCRCKFKQHRIAVRHEGRCDTEVVSQCRYCRETHTRDDDPTYHLKTCEAYQRAEKRLEEQSEPDPTGTDKPAEAAGPDDEHFARTFIDPQPHEFHAYLKWNCEHLDNPLRSYFGLRSLQGEHDFEQHGQLRTTTEIDGSEWNIEFGFKSSGLAPRDAENFQLEEVREYLVYVYPKGYDSWGAAKSEARKRAYFRISPRWPDIETKEGNKSMSNTGLEGYNVEVEGSYWDFEQYPTVLRQSLDALATRQGFRFNSPTPIYPVDFDEDRLHSSSNIVDAELYVRVLKGETGEVIAYDGTLHEISLLLAGDREGYTKSVRDDRECPGHYHTATIDSRRAGELVGSHELAKEFKHYHMRNPDAVEGTALENPKIGVSFQHSIHDGTLYWRDLDTLVTELDEALLNVLNWSSIPTRPDGQMFVDDDYFEVTGSRRWRKILPDRLPRIETKQDDQIFATAAQMNETDTELVETLLTDGGETSPKELAHSIGVHLDTVYRALKRLSPLVDHTYGEVQIGSKYIAQELTGYIDAVSSSIKSGLENALDGLTRAEAHGGEDDPWSRWLDRYGGEISRTEGAEPDELDIGFQPSSLAEARRLLRNGATQWSKVTGEERRQFAFEFDPKVTLADGQVYAPRHFADALGTPS, from the coding sequence GTGAGCGACCGAGAGGATCTCTTCGGTCAGCTCAACGCGGCCGAAGCGGTTACTGACGACGAGACGGATTCTATCGAAACATCGATCGAACAGGTCGAAGCGGACGCACTCCGGGCAGATGCGGATACAGCAGCTAACTCAACCACATCCACGGGATCGCGGCGACGAACCGTTAACCCCCAGTACATCGCCAGATGTCGGTTCTGTCGGTGTAAATTCAAACAGCACCGTATCGCGGTGAGGCACGAGGGGAGGTGCGACACTGAAGTAGTCTCACAGTGTCGATACTGCCGCGAGACACATACCCGGGACGATGACCCAACCTACCATCTCAAGACGTGCGAGGCGTACCAACGTGCCGAGAAGCGTCTCGAAGAACAGAGTGAGCCGGACCCGACCGGCACTGACAAGCCCGCAGAGGCGGCCGGTCCCGACGACGAGCATTTCGCCCGTACGTTCATCGACCCGCAGCCGCACGAGTTTCACGCCTATCTCAAATGGAACTGTGAGCACCTCGATAATCCGCTCCGGTCGTACTTTGGCCTGCGCTCCCTCCAAGGAGAGCACGACTTTGAGCAGCACGGGCAGCTTAGAACGACCACCGAAATTGACGGGAGCGAGTGGAACATCGAGTTCGGATTCAAATCTTCCGGGCTTGCCCCACGGGATGCTGAGAATTTCCAACTCGAAGAAGTTCGAGAGTACCTCGTATACGTGTATCCGAAGGGATACGACTCATGGGGTGCCGCTAAGTCGGAAGCGCGAAAACGTGCCTACTTCCGTATATCTCCTCGGTGGCCAGACATCGAGACGAAGGAAGGCAACAAATCGATGTCAAACACCGGTCTAGAGGGATACAACGTAGAGGTTGAGGGCTCTTACTGGGATTTCGAACAGTACCCAACGGTGCTCCGGCAGTCGCTTGATGCGCTCGCGACGCGCCAGGGATTCCGATTCAACAGTCCGACTCCCATCTATCCGGTTGACTTCGATGAGGATCGTCTCCACAGTTCTTCGAATATCGTTGACGCAGAGCTGTACGTTAGAGTGCTCAAAGGAGAGACTGGTGAGGTCATCGCGTACGACGGGACGCTTCACGAGATCTCCCTGTTACTCGCCGGCGACCGCGAAGGGTATACGAAGTCGGTCCGTGACGACCGGGAGTGTCCTGGTCACTACCACACCGCAACCATCGACTCTCGGCGGGCCGGTGAGTTAGTCGGGAGCCACGAGCTAGCGAAAGAGTTCAAACACTACCACATGCGAAACCCCGACGCCGTAGAGGGGACGGCCCTCGAAAATCCGAAAATTGGCGTCTCCTTCCAGCACTCGATTCACGACGGCACGCTGTACTGGAGAGACCTCGATACGCTCGTCACGGAACTCGACGAGGCGCTGTTAAACGTTCTCAACTGGTCGAGCATTCCGACCCGTCCGGACGGCCAGATGTTCGTCGACGACGACTACTTCGAGGTGACCGGATCTCGTCGCTGGCGGAAGATCCTTCCCGACCGTTTGCCGCGAATCGAGACCAAACAGGACGACCAAATCTTCGCGACGGCGGCGCAGATGAACGAGACGGACACGGAGCTGGTCGAGACGCTGCTCACGGACGGCGGAGAGACGTCGCCGAAGGAGTTGGCCCATTCCATCGGCGTCCACCTCGACACTGTCTATCGCGCTCTCAAGCGGCTCTCGCCGCTCGTGGATCATACCTACGGAGAGGTTCAAATCGGGTCGAAGTACATCGCCCAGGAACTGACGGGATACATCGACGCGGTGTCGAGCAGTATCAAGTCCGGTCTTGAGAACGCGCTTGACGGGCTCACCAGAGCGGAGGCTCACGGCGGTGAAGACGACCCGTGGAGTCGGTGGCTCGACAGGTACGGCGGAGAGATCAGTCGGACAGAGGGCGCTGAGCCCGACGAGCTCGACATCGGGTTCCAGCCTTCGAGCCTCGCAGAGGCCCGTCGGTTGCTCCGGAACGGTGCGACCCAGTGGTCGAAGGTGACTGGTGAAGAGCGCCGTCAGTTCGCGTTCGAGTTTGATCCGAAGGTCACTCTCGCCGACGGGCAGGTGTATGCGCCTCGTCACTTCGCTGACGCGTTAGGAACTCCCAGCTAG
- a CDS encoding DNA cytosine methyltransferase codes for MATNSADTNSQSSINKTGPAASLFETIEAGEKINVVDLFAGAGGMSSGAIRVLSRIADEVDEPVEEIAEVIAVNHWSCAIDTHNENYPWATHFHSKIQELRPRDIIKDERTGLESSDTIHLLIGCPDCTYFSSARGGGPKDPDSRATPREILDWVERLDVRNLLFENVPEFRSWGPLDDNNEVIDGKKGEYFDNWINALNIEGFAVDWKILNAADYGDATSRRRLFVAGRKDSGVSWPKQTHSEDGSVPGTQEWRTAADIIDWSDPGESIWSRDLEDGRRKPLKNTTMQRIAEGVRRHGSEMLEPFADALANIGRDEVFEMRENIVPAADAELVAQSVSDPFLVKYYGTSSTRPVTESPDTVTSGGQKFALCTPYVLGQHGGAQAKPVTENPLPTVASRGAISKFTASPFVLPKNGKQRGLFSNKTYLEKPLHTIVAGRIDQGYSVTPYLVPFYGERSGQRPRTHDISEPHPTIPASAIKRGLIEPYLVEYYGNGTAQPVTGPLVSQHVAVSG; via the coding sequence ATGGCAACCAACAGCGCAGATACGAATTCGCAAAGTTCCATCAACAAGACTGGTCCCGCAGCCAGCCTCTTCGAGACGATCGAGGCCGGCGAAAAGATCAACGTAGTCGACCTGTTCGCCGGCGCTGGCGGGATGAGCTCGGGCGCAATTCGAGTTCTGAGCCGTATCGCCGACGAGGTCGATGAGCCCGTCGAGGAGATCGCCGAAGTAATCGCGGTGAACCATTGGTCCTGCGCGATCGACACCCACAACGAGAACTACCCCTGGGCCACCCACTTCCATTCGAAAATTCAGGAACTCCGCCCTCGAGACATCATCAAGGACGAGCGCACGGGATTGGAGAGTAGCGATACGATCCACCTCCTCATCGGCTGTCCGGACTGTACCTACTTCTCTTCCGCCCGTGGTGGCGGGCCGAAAGACCCGGACTCACGCGCGACGCCGAGGGAAATCCTCGACTGGGTCGAGCGGCTCGACGTCCGCAATCTGTTGTTCGAGAATGTGCCTGAATTCCGGAGTTGGGGGCCGCTCGACGACAACAACGAGGTCATCGACGGCAAGAAGGGCGAATACTTCGACAACTGGATCAACGCACTCAACATCGAGGGCTTCGCGGTCGACTGGAAGATCCTCAACGCCGCTGACTACGGGGATGCGACATCGAGGCGGCGGCTGTTCGTCGCCGGCCGAAAGGACAGCGGCGTGTCTTGGCCGAAACAGACCCACAGCGAGGACGGGAGCGTCCCCGGTACCCAAGAGTGGCGGACCGCTGCGGACATCATCGACTGGAGCGATCCCGGCGAGTCCATCTGGAGCCGCGACCTCGAGGACGGGCGGCGAAAGCCGTTGAAGAACACGACGATGCAACGGATCGCCGAGGGGGTCCGGCGTCACGGGAGCGAGATGCTGGAGCCGTTCGCCGACGCGCTCGCGAACATCGGCCGTGACGAAGTGTTCGAGATGCGTGAGAACATCGTGCCGGCGGCAGACGCCGAGCTCGTCGCGCAGTCGGTGTCCGACCCCTTCCTGGTCAAGTACTACGGAACGTCCTCTACTCGCCCCGTCACAGAGTCGCCGGATACGGTGACCTCCGGGGGCCAGAAGTTCGCACTGTGTACGCCCTACGTCCTCGGCCAGCATGGAGGCGCTCAGGCAAAGCCCGTTACCGAGAATCCCCTGCCGACCGTCGCGAGCAGAGGCGCGATCAGCAAGTTCACTGCGTCGCCGTTCGTTCTCCCGAAGAACGGAAAGCAGCGTGGCCTCTTCTCGAACAAGACGTACCTCGAAAAGCCCCTCCACACGATCGTCGCAGGCCGGATCGACCAAGGGTACAGCGTGACGCCGTACCTGGTTCCCTTTTACGGTGAACGCTCTGGCCAGCGCCCGCGGACGCATGACATCAGCGAGCCGCACCCGACGATCCCAGCTTCGGCGATCAAGCGTGGACTCATCGAGCCGTATCTCGTCGAATACTACGGGAACGGGACTGCCCAGCCAGTGACCGGTCCGCTCGTATCTCAGCATGTAGCAGTGTCTGGATGA
- a CDS encoding Cdc6/Cdc18 family protein, with product MTQFSNTSPIFQREEVLREEYHPDNLPERTDEMEDLHMSLAPAARGVGANNVFLHGKAGQGKTAAAQAKLSELQAHAKEESDHLDLTTAYVSCESHDLSTSYKAASRIYQELTGNSRPTGYATDVVMDMMFEAMNEIGGTIIIVLDEIDTLGDDDRILYSLPRARAQDYVEDHVFPSIIGISNDLQWRDNLSPKVKSSLYDDSVLFSPYDATQLQQILRRRAAKAFRDTKLTPINELDIDGDSEGTVVEIDQSRQEYLFRSGVLTDDVIPLVAALSAQDTGDARQAIKYLRKAGELADKHGDDQVGAEHAREAQALVEREAVVEAMREMTTQAHLALAALTALEISGDAPVRAKPIYGVYKSVASRIDADKLGQRRFKDHLRELDMQGIGDGEKVTAGSIGGPAWEYQLQVDTEIAVEVLKDTARFTDIDFEHISADRPNV from the coding sequence ATGACCCAGTTCTCGAATACCTCGCCTATCTTCCAACGAGAAGAGGTTCTCCGTGAGGAATATCATCCCGACAATCTCCCCGAACGAACTGACGAGATGGAGGATCTCCATATGTCGCTGGCTCCTGCTGCCCGCGGGGTCGGTGCAAACAATGTGTTTCTCCACGGGAAGGCTGGGCAAGGGAAAACTGCTGCTGCGCAAGCCAAACTCTCCGAACTACAGGCCCACGCCAAGGAAGAATCCGATCATTTGGACCTCACGACGGCATACGTCTCCTGTGAGTCGCATGATCTTTCAACGTCATACAAGGCCGCTTCCCGCATCTACCAGGAACTCACCGGCAACAGCCGGCCGACTGGTTACGCAACCGACGTCGTGATGGACATGATGTTCGAGGCGATGAACGAGATCGGTGGCACGATCATCATCGTCCTTGACGAAATCGATACGCTCGGAGACGACGACCGGATTCTCTACAGTCTTCCCCGAGCTCGAGCGCAGGATTACGTTGAGGACCACGTCTTCCCCAGCATCATCGGCATCAGTAATGACCTCCAGTGGCGGGATAATCTCAGTCCGAAAGTGAAGAGTTCGCTCTACGACGATTCCGTCCTCTTTTCACCATATGATGCGACGCAGCTCCAGCAGATCCTCCGCCGCCGGGCAGCGAAGGCATTTCGCGATACCAAACTGACTCCGATCAACGAACTCGACATCGATGGCGATTCGGAGGGAACTGTCGTTGAAATCGACCAATCCCGGCAGGAGTATCTGTTTCGGAGTGGTGTACTGACCGATGACGTGATCCCACTTGTCGCTGCACTTTCGGCACAGGATACGGGCGACGCTCGTCAAGCGATCAAATACCTCCGCAAAGCGGGCGAATTGGCGGATAAACACGGTGACGACCAAGTTGGTGCGGAGCACGCTCGTGAAGCCCAGGCACTCGTTGAGCGAGAAGCCGTCGTTGAGGCTATGCGTGAAATGACGACACAAGCCCATCTTGCCCTTGCCGCGCTCACTGCCTTGGAAATTTCTGGGGATGCTCCCGTCCGAGCCAAACCGATCTACGGCGTGTACAAGAGTGTCGCCTCACGAATCGATGCCGACAAACTCGGTCAGCGACGCTTCAAAGACCATCTCCGTGAACTCGATATGCAGGGGATCGGCGACGGTGAAAAGGTGACTGCGGGCTCGATTGGTGGTCCAGCATGGGAGTACCAGCTGCAGGTCGACACCGAGATAGCTGTCGAAGTTCTTAAGGATACAGCTCGATTCACAGATATCGATTTCGAGCATATCAGTGCCGATCGACCGAACGTGTAG
- a CDS encoding TRAM domain-containing protein — MIEIPDSLRSVFSAQLEERDGSYVVDIPASEIEHDTLAANETYRVAILASEPSTDQKTQQEQQQSTTQDTAPTSDGPPVNEGEVRDVTIETTGDQGDGIAKVERGYVVIVPGGQPGDEPTVEIEQVKANVAFASIVAHDSWAL, encoded by the coding sequence ATGATCGAGATTCCTGATTCGCTTCGCTCTGTATTCAGTGCTCAACTCGAAGAACGTGACGGGTCATATGTCGTCGATATTCCGGCGAGTGAAATCGAACATGACACGCTCGCTGCCAACGAAACGTACCGCGTCGCGATCTTGGCGTCAGAACCCTCGACAGACCAGAAGACTCAGCAAGAGCAACAGCAATCGACTACACAAGATACGGCTCCGACGTCGGACGGTCCTCCGGTAAATGAAGGTGAGGTCCGCGACGTGACGATCGAGACGACTGGTGATCAGGGCGACGGCATCGCGAAGGTTGAACGCGGCTACGTCGTGATCGTCCCCGGCGGACAACCAGGTGATGAGCCGACAGTCGAGATCGAGCAGGTCAAAGCAAATGTTGCGTTTGCCAGCATCGTCGCACACGACTCATGGGCGCTCTAA
- a CDS encoding DUF6788 family protein, whose product MEQPSPPASLPKYLAEGLPKQDTETLDEVQRYIEALIEYRDQSVDTDGLPETAEPVDRPDNTEKGTVVKEKVTCGDASCKCASGDPADMHGPYLYRYYRENGTMKSEYVGKPSSE is encoded by the coding sequence GTGGAGCAGCCGTCACCACCCGCCTCGCTCCCGAAGTATCTCGCGGAGGGGCTCCCGAAACAGGATACGGAGACACTCGACGAGGTACAGCGCTACATCGAGGCACTCATCGAGTATCGTGATCAGTCGGTCGACACCGACGGGCTTCCTGAGACAGCCGAGCCCGTCGACAGGCCCGACAATACGGAAAAAGGGACGGTCGTCAAAGAGAAGGTTACCTGTGGTGACGCGAGCTGTAAGTGCGCCAGCGGGGATCCCGCGGATATGCACGGGCCGTATCTCTATCGGTACTATCGTGAGAATGGGACGATGAAATCGGAGTACGTCGGGAAACCAAGCAGTGAGTAA
- a CDS encoding FAD-binding domain-containing protein, whose protein sequence is MEDTRENWSEHVESWLTDDQYTFDSESADVLDVHTGVTPERIGDRYGVSPNKTIDRTGGTTQAQALLEEFTDRLGAYPSSISAPEDARSGTSQLSPYFRFGCLSIRQAYQKVAAEIGHKRGKEAYISRLYWNRHYNQKLADWSGWMDTAVNPIMEDFHEESHNPEYVTAWKEGATGYPLVDASMRCLQETGWLNFRMRAMCASFFSDLLQQPWQIGADHFYYHLLDADPAINYCQWQLHAGADGTNLMQIYNPRKQVRDNDPDGTFIKKWVPELSGLPAEHLDRPEKTPLHIQADAGVSIGDDYPRPIVEYEAARKSIVAKIESIRDKAKKALSHPEVRRRVSLAQRAETTGTDQMPDVDELQDESTTTSGGQASLSDYS, encoded by the coding sequence GTGGAGGACACGAGAGAAAACTGGAGCGAGCACGTAGAGTCATGGCTCACCGACGACCAGTACACCTTCGACAGCGAATCGGCCGACGTGCTGGATGTCCACACGGGCGTGACACCCGAAAGAATCGGCGATCGGTACGGAGTGTCGCCGAACAAAACGATCGATCGAACCGGCGGGACAACACAGGCACAAGCACTCCTCGAAGAGTTCACCGATCGGCTTGGAGCGTATCCCAGCAGTATATCTGCCCCAGAAGACGCCCGTTCGGGGACGAGCCAGCTGTCGCCGTACTTCCGGTTCGGATGTTTGTCCATCCGACAAGCCTACCAGAAAGTGGCAGCCGAGATCGGCCACAAACGGGGGAAGGAAGCGTATATCTCTCGACTGTACTGGAACCGCCACTACAACCAGAAGCTCGCCGATTGGTCGGGGTGGATGGACACCGCAGTCAATCCCATCATGGAAGATTTCCACGAAGAGTCCCACAACCCCGAGTACGTCACAGCGTGGAAAGAGGGAGCGACAGGGTATCCACTGGTGGACGCTTCGATGCGCTGTCTTCAGGAGACGGGGTGGCTTAACTTCCGGATGCGGGCGATGTGTGCGTCGTTCTTCAGTGATCTCCTCCAGCAGCCGTGGCAAATCGGAGCCGACCATTTCTATTATCATCTTCTCGACGCCGATCCCGCAATCAACTACTGTCAGTGGCAACTGCACGCGGGAGCCGACGGGACGAATCTGATGCAGATATACAACCCACGAAAGCAGGTCCGAGACAACGACCCAGACGGGACGTTCATTAAAAAGTGGGTCCCGGAGCTATCGGGTCTGCCCGCTGAACACCTAGACAGGCCAGAGAAGACACCACTCCACATTCAAGCAGACGCAGGCGTATCGATCGGAGACGACTACCCGCGTCCGATTGTGGAATACGAGGCAGCGAGAAAATCGATTGTCGCCAAGATCGAATCGATCAGGGACAAAGCGAAGAAAGCACTCTCGCACCCAGAGGTCCGACGTCGAGTATCGCTCGCACAACGCGCAGAGACAACAGGCACAGACCAGATGCCGGACGTCGACGAGCTCCAAGACGAGTCCACGACCACAAGCGGTGGGCAAGCATCCTTGTCCGATTACAGTTGA
- a CDS encoding deoxyribodipyrimidine photo-lyase translates to MDQNTNQTQNTKREAIETALETVDDLAVVWHRRNLRTQDHPGIEYATREHESILPLFVFDSSFYSEGGLACDARIQFLHECLADLAGQYRTLNGELTFIHDDPVDLLAALDTHVDEVVTTADPTGRYGL, encoded by the coding sequence ATGGACCAAAACACAAACCAGACACAAAACACCAAACGAGAGGCGATCGAAACAGCCCTCGAAACAGTCGACGATCTGGCTGTCGTTTGGCACCGGCGAAATCTTCGGACACAGGACCACCCTGGAATCGAATACGCGACACGAGAGCATGAGTCGATTCTTCCCCTCTTCGTCTTCGATTCGAGTTTCTACAGCGAAGGCGGCCTTGCGTGTGACGCCAGAATCCAATTTCTCCACGAGTGTCTCGCCGATTTGGCAGGACAGTATCGCACACTCAACGGGGAATTAACCTTCATCCATGACGACCCAGTTGATCTGCTGGCAGCCCTAGACACACATGTCGACGAGGTCGTGACGACAGCCGACCCAACCGGGAGATACGGGTTGTAA
- a CDS encoding ester cyclase — protein sequence MDQKVIIIHAKHYISMTESSNATRIRRLFNEVWTDGNLDVVDEIVADEFVFTRGGEIQTGGVELYKSLVRSTREMFPDMEYTLDDVLVGEDGNAVTVRWTVTATHEGEYMGIEPTHQTIEMEGLELNKFEDGRLVETCTHPHWEGFLEDVGVLPLSSTEP from the coding sequence ATGGACCAAAAGGTAATTATCATACACGCAAAACACTACATCTCGATGACTGAATCATCAAACGCGACACGGATCCGTCGTCTTTTCAACGAAGTATGGACCGACGGCAATCTCGACGTGGTCGATGAGATCGTTGCCGATGAGTTTGTCTTCACTCGCGGCGGCGAAATCCAGACGGGAGGCGTGGAACTCTACAAGTCCCTCGTTCGCAGCACACGAGAAATGTTCCCCGACATGGAGTACACACTAGACGACGTACTCGTTGGCGAGGACGGCAACGCTGTCACAGTCAGGTGGACAGTGACAGCAACGCACGAAGGCGAATACATGGGCATCGAACCCACCCACCAGACGATCGAGATGGAAGGGCTTGAACTCAACAAATTCGAGGATGGACGTCTCGTCGAAACGTGTACGCATCCACACTGGGAAGGATTCCTCGAAGACGTCGGCGTACTCCCCCTCAGCTCCACTGAACCGTGA